The Burkholderiales bacterium genomic sequence TTAAGGTCGCTTTTCCGGCAGCCGCCATATCCCGTTACCCGGCATAAAAGTTGTTAAAGTAGCAGCACGCATTTTCAAATTTGCCCCGCTCGATTTGAGTTTATACTTCACTCCTTGAATTTATGCCAACGCCCATCATGAATTCCGCCCGCCGCCAGGCAATAACTATTGCCCGCTATACGCTGCTCGAAGCGCTGCGCACCCGCTTGCCGTGGCTGATGCTGGCAGCGCTGTTGCTGGCGCTGCTGGGCAGCCTGTTCGTGAAAGAAATCGCCGTCACCGAAACGCTGCGCCTGCAAATTTCATTTCTCGCCGCCGCACTCAGGCTGGCCGCCGTGTTCATCATCGCGCTTTACATCGTGAGCAGCATGGTGCGCGAATTTAACGACAAAAGCCTTGAGCTTTTGCTCTCCCTCAATTTGCCGCGCGCCGCCTATGCCTGTGGCAGGTTTTTGGGCTTTTCCCTGGTCGCCTTGATCGCGGTCGCGCTTATCTGTCTGCCGCTGGCCTGGCTGGCGCCGCTGCAGCCCGTGTTGTTGTGGGGCTTGTCGCTCACGCTCGAGCTTTGGATTGTGGCCGCGCTGGGCTTCTTTTGTATCATCACCTTCACCCACATCCTGCCCGCCGCCAGCTTCGTCATGGCCTTTTACCTGCTGGCGCGTTCCATCACCGCGATTCGCTTGATCAGCGGCTCCACGCTGTTCGACCCGCAAAGCCTGTCGCATCAGGTTACAGTATTCCTGGTGGACAGTCTTTCACTGGTGCTGCCCAACTTCGACGCATTCACCCAGACCGCGTGGCTGGTGAACCAAAGCGGTGAATGGCGCATGCTGCTCCCCATCGTCGCACAAAGCACGATTTATAGCGGCTTGCTGCTGGGCGCGGCATTGTTCGATCTCTACCGAAAAAACCTGTAGCGATGCCAGAACGTTCTATTTCCGCGGTGCCAAAACCGGTTTGGTGGCTGCTGCTGGCAAGCCTGTGCTTGCAGCTCGCCTGGCAG encodes the following:
- a CDS encoding ABC transporter permease translates to MNSARRQAITIARYTLLEALRTRLPWLMLAALLLALLGSLFVKEIAVTETLRLQISFLAAALRLAAVFIIALYIVSSMVREFNDKSLELLLSLNLPRAAYACGRFLGFSLVALIAVALICLPLAWLAPLQPVLLWGLSLTLELWIVAALGFFCIITFTHILPAASFVMAFYLLARSITAIRLISGSTLFDPQSLSHQVTVFLVDSLSLVLPNFDAFTQTAWLVNQSGEWRMLLPIVAQSTIYSGLLLGAALFDLYRKNL